From the Paenibacillus sp. MMS20-IR301 genome, the window GACCAGGTCCGGCATACCTATCTGGGTCTTGCCGGGGCTGACCGCAAGACCGATTATGACATCCTTCATCCGATGATACAGGGCATCGGGTTCACAAGGTATACGATCAACGGCGATACAATGATTGGCCTGCGGGCGGGAACGGACCGCCCTTACGGGGTTGCCCTGATCTGCGGCACCGGCACGAACGCCGCCGGGCGCAACCGTCAGGGCCGGCACTACCAGTGCGGCGGCTTTGATTATATGTACGGCGATTTCGGCGGCGGCGGTGCGCTGAATGTCGAGGTATTCCGTACCGTCATCCGCGCCTGGGACGGCCGGGAAGCAGCCACACTGCTTACTGCACCGCTGCTGGAGCTGCTCGGCTATGAACAGGTGGAGGACATGTACAATGACTTCCTTGACCACGGCAAGGGGGTCCCGCTGGATGCCGCCCGGCTGCTGTTCCCGGCAGCAGCGGAAGGCGATGCCGCCGCTCTCGCCATCCTGCACCGCCAGGGGATGGAGCTCGGCAAGTCAGCCTCAGCTGTAATCCACAGGCTGGATATGGAGCAGGAGGTATTTGACGTAGTTCTCGCCGGAAGCCTGCTGACCCGGGGAGACCAGGGCTGGATCACCAGCCCTATCAGGCAGGCTGTAATCGAAGCAGCACCAGGTGCTGCCATTGTTACTTTGTCCACCGAGCCTGTAGTCGGTGCACTCTGGTCCGCGCTTGAGAGTGACGGCATCACGATAAGCAATGACATTTATGGGCAGATGCGCACCTATCAGGAATTCGAACACATCCCGACCACCACAAGACAGGAGTGAGTTATCTTGACAGCTAAGCAAGGTCTCAAAATCGCTGTAATCGGCGGAGGTTCTTCCTATACACCGGAACTCGTGGAAGGTTTCATCCTGCATTACAAGGAGCTTCCGGTCCGCGAGCTGTGGCTTGCAGATATCGAGCCCGGCCTGCGCAAGCTGAATATCGTCGGCGCCCTGGCCAAACGGATGGTGGAGAAATCCGGCCTGCCTATCGAAGTGCATCTTACCACTGACCGCCGCGCAGCCATTGCCGGCGCGGACTTCGTCAGCACCCAGATCCGTGTCGGCATGCTGGATGCGCGCGCCCGGGACGAGTCGATTCCGGTGAAGTACGGCGTAATCGGCCAGGAGACAACCGGCCCCGGCGGCATGCTGAAGGCACTGCGCACCATCCCCGTCATCCTGGGCATCTGCCGGGATATCGAGGAGCTGGCTCCGGACGCCTGGCTGCTTAACTTCACCAACCCCGCGGGCATGGTTACTGAAGCAGTGCTGCGGTATTCCAAGGTGAAGAGCATCGGCCTCTGCAACGCCCCTATTGGACTAATCAAACAGGTATCGGCCAAATATAATGCCGCACCGGACCGGATCTATGCCGAGTTCGTCGGCCTTAACCATCTGCACTGGATCACCCGGATTGATGTGGAGGGTGAGGACAAGCTGGATGAG encodes:
- a CDS encoding 6-phospho-beta-glucosidase, whose product is MTAKQGLKIAVIGGGSSYTPELVEGFILHYKELPVRELWLADIEPGLRKLNIVGALAKRMVEKSGLPIEVHLTTDRRAAIAGADFVSTQIRVGMLDARARDESIPVKYGVIGQETTGPGGMLKALRTIPVILGICRDIEELAPDAWLLNFTNPAGMVTEAVLRYSKVKSIGLCNAPIGLIKQVSAKYNAAPDRIYAEFVGLNHLHWITRIDVEGEDKLDEMLADTAGYSAKNVPAREWNPEFLQSLRALPSYYLKYFYMTDAMLEEQLEAVRRGENRAEVVKRVEEELFDIYGNLELSEKPKQLEQRGGAFYSEAAVNLMRSLYNGTNDIQTVNVANRGILEFLPEDASIEVNCVITRTGPLPLPLTKIPPMAKGLIHAVKTYEQLAIDAAVTGDRSLALQALAHHPLVPSVEVAIAMLDEMLEANKEYLPAFFS
- a CDS encoding BadF/BadG/BcrA/BcrD ATPase family protein; the encoded protein is MAYYLGIDAGGSKTYALLSDEHGHILGKGRSGNGNHQTGAEQAAFSIREAASAALAESGLRLDQVRHTYLGLAGADRKTDYDILHPMIQGIGFTRYTINGDTMIGLRAGTDRPYGVALICGTGTNAAGRNRQGRHYQCGGFDYMYGDFGGGGALNVEVFRTVIRAWDGREAATLLTAPLLELLGYEQVEDMYNDFLDHGKGVPLDAARLLFPAAAEGDAAALAILHRQGMELGKSASAVIHRLDMEQEVFDVVLAGSLLTRGDQGWITSPIRQAVIEAAPGAAIVTLSTEPVVGALWSALESDGITISNDIYGQMRTYQEFEHIPTTTRQE